One genomic segment of Candidatus Equadaptatus faecalis includes these proteins:
- a CDS encoding S-layer homology domain-containing protein — translation MKKFMAVLAVVALVAFAAPAFAANPFADVPAGHWAYDAVAQLAADGLISGYPDGAFKGAQQATRYEVAAMVARAVAAGDAKHASKKDVELLKKLCV, via the coding sequence ATGAAGAAATTTATGGCAGTACTCGCAGTAGTAGCACTCGTAGCATTTGCAGCACCTGCATTTGCAGCCAACCCGTTCGCAGACGTTCCTGCAGGACATTGGGCGTATGATGCAGTAGCACAGCTCGCAGCTGATGGTCTTATCAGCGGATATCCTGATGGCGCATTCAAAGGTGCCCAGCAGGCAACACGTTATGAAGTAGCGGCAATGGTCGCCCGCGCGGTCGCGGCAGGCGATGCGAAACACGCAAGCAAAAAAGACGTCGAACTTCTTAAGAAACTCTGCGTCGA